The Methanothrix sp. genome has a segment encoding these proteins:
- a CDS encoding alanyl-tRNA editing protein, whose amino-acid sequence MRQIYIQDSYIRSFETRVVDTKALEAEGEGVILQETAFYPQSGGQPSDAGYLFRSGDEFRVLRVEPSGPLHILDRRGLEPGDSISGIIDWDRRYRFMRSHTACHILSAVIFKETGARITGNQIDLARSRVDFSLEAFDKSKIAEYVEQANSIISEDRAVRISLLPRSEAMEIPDLVRLAMDVPDREVIRVIDIEGVDQQACGGTHIRRTGEIGGIKLLKAENKGKSNRRIYFELVDRP is encoded by the coding sequence ATGAGACAGATCTACATTCAGGATAGCTACATAAGATCTTTTGAGACAAGGGTCGTTGATACAAAGGCCTTGGAAGCTGAGGGAGAGGGCGTCATTCTGCAGGAGACTGCATTCTATCCCCAGTCCGGTGGGCAGCCATCGGATGCAGGATACCTGTTTCGCAGTGGGGATGAGTTCAGGGTACTGAGGGTTGAGCCCTCTGGACCGCTTCACATTCTTGATCGGAGGGGGCTTGAGCCCGGTGACAGCATCTCAGGGATCATAGATTGGGATCGGCGATACCGGTTCATGCGCAGCCATACCGCCTGCCACATACTCAGTGCAGTGATATTCAAGGAGACTGGTGCCAGGATAACCGGAAACCAGATCGATCTGGCCAGATCCAGGGTGGACTTCAGCCTGGAGGCCTTCGACAAATCGAAAATAGCTGAATATGTCGAGCAAGCAAATAGCATCATCTCTGAGGATCGCGCCGTCAGGATCAGCCTTCTGCCAAGGTCAGAGGCCATGGAAATACCTGATCTGGTGCGGCTTGCCATGGACGTTCCGGACAGAGAGGTGATTAGGGTGATAGATATTGAAGGAGTGGATCAGCAGGCCTGCGGAGGAACTCACATTCGCAGAACGGGCGAGATCGGGGGGATAAAGCTTCTCAAGGCGGAGAACAAAGGCAAGTCCAACCGTCGGATCTACTTTGAGCTTGTGGATCGGCCTTAA
- a CDS encoding DUF2953 domain-containing protein: protein MASWLGTSAGSELKGQERLVQGRIWISWLGISLFERASSAPSFIDLISSARERRGGDRQEGKREQNKGQRALEGMRGGQQEEDEGGLSIRQLRSLLAAMPAFVDLIEHLLRSFAFKGIRCRLEFGLDDPARTAVLSGWLWAVAAFLNCLGGDILILPFFEEERLEGELLAQARIRPIHIPVAIVSALRNGEMRTLIKELTGRKR from the coding sequence ATGGCATCCTGGCTGGGCACATCTGCAGGCAGTGAGTTGAAGGGCCAGGAGAGGCTGGTCCAGGGGAGAATCTGGATTTCGTGGCTGGGCATCAGCCTCTTCGAGAGGGCAAGCTCAGCCCCATCGTTCATTGACCTCATCTCATCGGCTCGGGAGAGAAGAGGAGGGGATAGGCAGGAGGGGAAAAGAGAGCAGAATAAAGGCCAGCGGGCCTTGGAAGGCATGAGGGGCGGGCAGCAGGAGGAGGATGAGGGGGGCCTCAGCATAAGACAGCTCAGATCTTTGCTGGCGGCCATGCCCGCCTTCGTCGATCTCATCGAGCATCTATTGAGGTCGTTTGCCTTCAAGGGCATCCGCTGCCGCCTGGAGTTCGGGCTGGATGATCCCGCCCGGACGGCCGTATTGAGCGGATGGCTCTGGGCGGTGGCCGCCTTTCTCAATTGTCTTGGCGGGGATATCCTCATCCTGCCCTTCTTTGAAGAGGAGAGGCTGGAGGGGGAGCTCCTGGCTCAGGCCAGAATCCGGCCGATCCATATTCCAGTGGCCATCGTCTCCGCCCTGCGGAATGGGGAGATGAGAACGTTGATAAAGGAGCTTACTGGCAGGAAGAGATGA
- a CDS encoding GerW family sporulation protein produces MTGTDAIRATVDELLGVLSTRNIIGEPMEMGDKIIIPITKMGMGFSASQGKDSRGNEISKMKAGGGAGVMPVAIVVVFKEIPGEEGVKVIPLSGRSSDRLYLGSIAGAAQSILERIAASREGSEKESAEKESAEKESAEKEKAKKERTEKERGDKRSSQQTAILIE; encoded by the coding sequence ATGACCGGCACCGATGCCATAAGGGCTACAGTGGATGAGCTTCTCGGGGTGCTCTCCACCAGGAATATCATTGGGGAGCCTATGGAGATGGGGGACAAGATCATCATACCCATCACCAAGATGGGGATGGGATTCAGCGCCAGCCAGGGGAAGGATTCCAGGGGCAATGAGATCAGCAAGATGAAGGCCGGTGGGGGGGCTGGAGTGATGCCGGTCGCCATTGTAGTGGTCTTCAAGGAGATTCCCGGGGAGGAAGGGGTCAAGGTGATACCTCTCTCTGGCCGCAGCTCAGATAGACTCTATCTTGGTAGCATAGCAGGAGCCGCCCAGTCCATCCTGGAGAGGATTGCCGCCTCCCGGGAGGGATCAGAAAAAGAGAGTGCAGAGAAAGAGAGTGCAGAGAAAGAGAGTGCAGAGAAGGAGAAAGCGAAGAAGGAGAGAACGGAGAAGGAGAGAGGAGATAAGAGGTCATCTCAGCAGACTGCTATTCTCATCGAATAG
- a CDS encoding MoxR family ATPase gives MSEDLRIVYSRAPEIFQRLKREIDKVIVGQDRAIEQLLVAIIAGGHALLESNPGLAKTLLVKTTASCMGLDFSRIQCTPDLMPADITGTTIIDEIGGGKRFRFEPGPVFSNIVLADEINRASPKTQSALLEAMQEKQVTVGNKTYPLDRPFFILATQNPIEMEGTFPLPEAQLDRFLLKIFMEYPTTEEELEILERYTIRAEPAVFFQVSKAEVIALQQLCRDIPIADDLKRAVVNLVLATRNWEGVQYGASPRASIGLILSAKARAFLQGRNYVSREDLHVMAYPVLRHRIILGFEAERKGLTRDQVVGDILKSLSL, from the coding sequence ATGTCTGAGGATCTCAGAATAGTCTACAGCCGAGCTCCGGAGATTTTCCAGAGGCTCAAAAGAGAGATCGATAAGGTGATCGTGGGGCAGGATAGGGCCATAGAGCAGCTCCTGGTAGCGATAATTGCTGGCGGGCATGCCCTTTTGGAGAGCAATCCCGGCCTGGCCAAGACACTGCTGGTGAAGACCACCGCCTCCTGCATGGGCCTGGACTTCAGCAGAATTCAGTGCACTCCAGACCTCATGCCTGCAGATATCACCGGCACCACCATCATCGATGAGATCGGAGGGGGAAAGAGGTTCCGTTTCGAGCCGGGGCCGGTCTTCTCCAATATCGTCCTGGCGGATGAGATCAATCGCGCCTCCCCCAAGACTCAGAGCGCTCTTTTGGAGGCCATGCAGGAAAAGCAGGTGACAGTGGGCAATAAAACCTATCCTCTGGACAGGCCCTTCTTCATCTTAGCCACCCAGAATCCAATCGAGATGGAAGGCACCTTTCCACTGCCTGAGGCCCAGCTCGACAGGTTCCTGCTCAAGATCTTCATGGAGTATCCCACAACGGAAGAGGAGCTGGAGATACTGGAGAGATATACCATCCGGGCAGAGCCGGCGGTCTTTTTTCAGGTGAGCAAGGCAGAGGTCATCGCCCTCCAGCAGCTCTGTCGCGATATACCGATTGCTGATGATCTGAAAAGGGCGGTGGTCAATTTAGTCCTGGCCACTCGCAACTGGGAAGGGGTCCAGTATGGCGCCAGCCCCCGCGCCTCCATCGGCCTCATCCTCTCCGCCAAGGCCAGGGCATTCTTGCAGGGGAGGAACTATGTCTCCAGGGAGGATCTGCATGTGATGGCCTATCCAGTCCTCAGGCACAGGATAATCCTGGGATTCGAGGCGGAGAGAAAGGGGCTCACCCGCGATCAGGTGGTCGGTGACATCCTGAAAAGCCTATCGCTATGA
- a CDS encoding DUF58 domain-containing protein — MDTDFFKELERFSLLVRKRVSTAYSGGRKSMRFGHGISPVGYREYRKGDDFKLVDWKVYGRTEKLFIREHEEERSLVVHILLDSSGSMGYGGKFAYASRLAAGFAYLATTENEKYTISRFCHRFYPGEPKRGRRNLISSIAMLDDTLPRGRTNLLHIAELFASQIKTTSMVVMISDLLDDTEDVISSIYRLARHDLVVIQVLAPDEAQLGFGGDVKFVDLESGNSLVTRVTEGERSEYLRRLNDHNQAIRATCDRVGANYFLFQTDRPIFDAFSEMLTRTVIWKT; from the coding sequence ATGGATACTGATTTCTTCAAGGAGCTGGAGAGGTTCTCCCTGCTCGTCCGCAAGCGCGTCTCCACCGCCTACAGTGGGGGAAGAAAGTCGATGCGCTTCGGCCACGGCATCAGCCCGGTGGGCTACCGGGAGTACCGCAAGGGGGACGACTTCAAGCTGGTGGATTGGAAGGTCTATGGGAGGACGGAGAAGCTCTTCATCCGGGAGCACGAGGAGGAGAGAAGCCTTGTGGTTCATATCCTGCTCGACAGCAGCGGCAGCATGGGCTATGGGGGAAAGTTCGCCTACGCCTCCCGTCTGGCAGCGGGCTTTGCTTATCTGGCCACCACGGAGAATGAGAAGTACACCATATCCCGTTTCTGCCACCGCTTCTACCCCGGGGAGCCCAAACGGGGGAGGAGAAATCTGATCTCATCCATAGCCATGCTGGATGATACTCTGCCCCGGGGGAGGACCAATCTCCTGCACATCGCAGAGCTCTTCGCCTCCCAGATCAAGACCACCAGCATGGTGGTGATGATATCCGATCTCCTTGATGATACAGAGGATGTCATCTCCAGCATCTATCGGCTCGCCAGACATGATCTGGTGGTCATTCAGGTCCTAGCTCCGGATGAGGCACAGCTGGGGTTCGGCGGGGATGTGAAGTTTGTGGACCTTGAATCCGGCAACTCCCTTGTCACCCGGGTTACAGAAGGAGAGCGCTCGGAGTACCTGAGGAGGTTGAATGATCACAACCAGGCCATCAGAGCGACATGCGACAGAGTCGGAGCGAACTACTTTCTCTTCCAGACAGACCGGCCGATCTTCGATGCCTTCTCTGAGATGCTCACCAGAACAGTGATCTGGAAGACATAG
- the larA gene encoding nickel-dependent lactate racemase, which translates to MKSDNNTIKLDYGQGCLELLAGEEVEVVLPRELPPAGPEEVGRSLEQAVGRRLEDFAGARSASILVSDITRPAPSHLMLPPLVRRMRELNITDLSVVFALGTHRRMSPAEEEYLLREFIRLPHSQHDPKACISLGFTERGTPVEILESVASSDLIVATGNIEYHYYAGYSGGAKALLPGVSSEPSVVRNHELMRDPAATTGNLKSPVRQDMEEAARIADLDFILNTVLNSRKEIVLSTAGDYIRAHRIGAAAVDRMYRCPVERADIVVSCAGGRPKDINLFQAQKALDNAKNAALPGGSIILLAECSEGLGHPVFERWACEASSAEQCWERFGIEYEFGGHKAAFLAKESLEHHLILVSSMPRDKVEMCFMNPARTLEEALSQAWKRQGRDARMLVMPYGNLTLAVGK; encoded by the coding sequence ATGAAATCAGATAATAACACCATTAAGCTCGATTATGGACAGGGCTGCCTGGAGCTTTTGGCAGGGGAGGAGGTGGAGGTAGTTCTTCCCCGGGAGCTTCCGCCTGCCGGGCCAGAGGAGGTCGGAAGATCTTTAGAGCAGGCAGTGGGAAGGAGGCTGGAGGATTTTGCCGGGGCAAGGTCGGCCTCTATCCTGGTGAGCGATATCACCCGCCCCGCTCCCAGCCATCTCATGCTTCCTCCTCTGGTCAGAAGGATGAGGGAGCTGAACATCACAGATCTCTCTGTGGTCTTTGCCCTGGGAACCCACAGAAGGATGAGCCCGGCCGAGGAGGAGTATCTCCTCAGGGAGTTCATCCGCCTGCCTCACTCCCAGCACGATCCCAAGGCCTGTATCTCCCTGGGATTTACCGAACGGGGAACTCCAGTGGAGATCCTGGAATCAGTCGCTTCCTCTGATCTGATTGTGGCCACGGGAAATATCGAGTATCACTATTATGCCGGCTACAGCGGCGGGGCAAAGGCCCTCCTCCCTGGGGTGAGCTCAGAGCCCTCTGTGGTCAGAAATCATGAGCTGATGAGGGATCCGGCGGCGACCACTGGGAACCTGAAAAGCCCCGTCCGCCAGGATATGGAGGAGGCTGCTCGCATCGCTGACCTGGACTTCATTCTGAACACTGTCTTAAACAGCAGAAAAGAGATAGTCCTATCCACAGCCGGCGACTACATAAGGGCGCATAGAATAGGGGCGGCGGCGGTGGACAGGATGTACCGCTGCCCGGTGGAGCGGGCGGATATTGTGGTCAGTTGTGCTGGAGGCCGGCCTAAGGATATCAACCTCTTCCAGGCCCAAAAGGCCCTGGACAATGCCAAGAATGCTGCTCTGCCCGGCGGCAGCATCATCCTCCTTGCGGAGTGCAGCGAGGGGCTGGGCCATCCGGTATTCGAACGCTGGGCCTGTGAGGCCTCCTCTGCTGAGCAGTGCTGGGAGAGGTTCGGCATAGAGTATGAGTTTGGAGGGCACAAGGCCGCCTTCCTGGCCAAAGAGTCCCTGGAGCACCATCTGATCCTGGTCTCATCCATGCCCAGGGATAAGGTAGAGATGTGCTTCATGAACCCGGCGAGGACTTTGGAAGAGGCTCTATCCCAGGCCTGGAAGAGGCAGGGCAGGGATGCGAGGATGCTGGTGATGCCCTACGGGAATCTGACCCTGGCGGTGGGTAAATAG
- the rimI gene encoding ribosomal protein S18-alanine N-acetyltransferase — MMRPEEQIEKQLMDDSSGAILKDAVIIRRLRASDLQAALEIDREVSGGYNPDVFTAFYEYHPATTFAAEVNGELAGFVLGFKHAPFEGRVFWLAIRTRYQGQGIGMRLMLALLKSFRKLGALRATLEVRVSNRRAQSLYTNLGFQTTAVWPSYYSDGEAAFIMKARL; from the coding sequence ATGATGCGGCCTGAGGAGCAGATCGAAAAGCAGCTTATGGATGACAGCAGTGGAGCAATCCTCAAGGATGCTGTGATCATCAGAAGATTGAGAGCTAGCGATCTGCAGGCAGCTTTGGAGATCGATCGGGAGGTCTCGGGGGGGTACAATCCCGATGTGTTCACTGCTTTCTACGAGTATCATCCCGCAACCACCTTTGCGGCGGAGGTGAACGGAGAGCTGGCAGGATTCGTCCTGGGATTCAAGCATGCCCCCTTCGAAGGCCGGGTCTTCTGGCTGGCAATAAGAACCAGATACCAGGGCCAGGGAATAGGCATGAGGCTCATGCTTGCTCTCCTCAAGTCCTTCCGCAAATTGGGAGCACTGAGGGCCACCCTGGAGGTAAGGGTGAGCAATCGGAGGGCTCAGTCGCTCTACACCAACCTGGGATTCCAGACCACAGCCGTCTGGCCCTCCTACTACTCCGATGGGGAGGCGGCCTTCATCATGAAAGCCCGGCTTTAG
- the radB gene encoding DNA repair and recombination protein RadB, protein MNMLERLPVGCQSLDLLLGGGFESGIITELYGESGSGKSNIVLQLAVAAVTRGLKVIFIDTEGFSAERFKQIAGPGAAEMAKKIIIFEPMSLEQQAMAIREASKIVSRDVGLVVLDSATSLYRMLLEAEDSRPARRALTVQLSELQEIARRHSIPVVITNQVYTDIESNTLRPLGARTSSTCARL, encoded by the coding sequence ATGAACATGCTTGAGCGCCTTCCCGTGGGCTGTCAGAGCCTGGACCTCCTTTTGGGCGGAGGATTCGAGTCGGGCATAATCACAGAGCTTTATGGCGAGTCTGGCTCGGGGAAGAGCAACATCGTCCTGCAGCTCGCAGTAGCTGCAGTGACCAGGGGCCTCAAGGTGATCTTCATCGATACAGAGGGCTTCTCTGCAGAGAGGTTCAAACAGATTGCCGGACCGGGCGCGGCAGAGATGGCGAAGAAGATCATAATCTTTGAGCCCATGAGCCTTGAGCAGCAGGCGATGGCCATCAGAGAGGCGTCCAAGATCGTCAGCCGGGATGTAGGGCTGGTCGTCCTTGATTCGGCGACATCGCTATACCGCATGTTATTGGAGGCAGAGGACAGCAGGCCTGCCCGCCGCGCCCTGACCGTCCAGCTCTCTGAGCTGCAGGAGATCGCCCGGAGGCACAGCATACCTGTGGTCATAACCAATCAGGTCTACACCGATATTGAGAGCAACACCCTCCGGCCGCTGGGGGCACGTACCTCGAGCACATGTGCAAGGCTATAG
- a CDS encoding DUF447 domain-containing protein: protein MFYGREALDELGILEGINEVIATTERNGRVNAAPLGIIRSEDSLYIRLFLGTHTYENILTRKWFVANVTHDAWIFAETALEDLPQEYFTHCDGLPILKDTEAWLLFKCNPFASDIIITDIEPVKGELLRKDFRAVNRGANLVIEAAVAATRYMSLRTDSYFEELLKTQRIIDRCGNPREREAMERLMDRIDSFAHRR, encoded by the coding sequence ATGTTCTATGGCAGAGAGGCTTTGGATGAGTTGGGAATACTGGAGGGCATAAACGAGGTAATTGCTACCACAGAGAGGAATGGCAGAGTCAATGCTGCTCCTTTAGGCATCATCAGGAGTGAGGACAGCCTGTACATTCGCCTATTTTTAGGCACTCATACCTATGAGAATATCCTCACCAGGAAATGGTTTGTGGCCAATGTCACCCATGATGCCTGGATCTTCGCGGAGACGGCCCTGGAGGACCTGCCTCAGGAGTACTTCACCCATTGCGATGGCCTGCCGATCTTGAAGGATACTGAGGCCTGGCTGCTATTCAAGTGCAATCCCTTTGCCTCGGACATCATAATCACCGATATCGAGCCCGTGAAAGGAGAGCTATTGAGAAAGGATTTCCGGGCAGTCAACCGGGGAGCCAATCTGGTGATAGAGGCAGCAGTAGCCGCCACCAGGTACATGTCCCTTCGCACTGATTCTTACTTCGAGGAGCTGCTGAAGACCCAGAGAATTATAGACCGCTGCGGCAACCCCAGAGAGAGAGAGGCGATGGAGAGGCTGATGGATCGGATAGACAGCTTCGCCCACAGGAGATGA
- a CDS encoding triphosphoribosyl-dephospho-CoA synthase encodes MNRPGSRSHREAEQLSERSAGGVSDRISDWIAQCAVLAMLFELSSSPKPGNVDRCHDFSDISFHHFLTSAISAYPIFRKAARAEGSPGSLILEGVQAWGEWGLRSNTHFGSLVLMMPLALAAGQARDRAGRPHDCSHGEWQAVGEDEEKASPDRLFERLEEELARVLRSTTIQDAVDFYRAFGLAGARVVSVDEFCLKDPQWKERLMEARRSLLDLMMLSADHDIVAREWATDYKRSFQLAGRLQELVSSYGLNDGVVRAFLEALAQVPDSLISAKFGQERSLQVSQLAAEALLDPSLDKARQMDRYLLEEDMNPGSTADLIAASLFISLLRRLRF; translated from the coding sequence ATGAACCGGCCCGGCAGCAGATCGCATCGGGAGGCAGAACAGCTATCAGAACGGAGTGCCGGAGGGGTATCCGACCGGATCTCTGACTGGATCGCCCAGTGTGCAGTTCTGGCCATGCTCTTCGAGCTCTCCTCCAGCCCCAAGCCGGGAAATGTCGACCGCTGCCATGATTTTTCCGATATCAGCTTTCATCACTTCCTCACCAGTGCAATCTCAGCCTATCCCATCTTCAGGAAGGCGGCCCGGGCGGAGGGGAGCCCCGGCTCGCTCATACTGGAAGGGGTGCAGGCCTGGGGGGAATGGGGTCTGAGAAGCAACACCCACTTCGGCTCGCTGGTGCTCATGATGCCTCTCGCCCTGGCAGCCGGCCAGGCAAGAGATCGTGCTGGCCGCCCCCATGACTGCAGCCACGGCGAATGGCAGGCAGTGGGAGAGGATGAAGAGAAGGCCAGCCCTGACCGGCTCTTTGAAAGGCTGGAGGAGGAGCTGGCCAGGGTGCTGAGAAGCACCACCATCCAGGATGCAGTGGACTTCTACCGGGCATTCGGCCTGGCCGGGGCGAGGGTGGTATCCGTGGATGAGTTCTGCCTGAAGGATCCGCAGTGGAAAGAGCGGCTGATGGAAGCTCGCCGATCGCTCCTCGATCTGATGATGCTCTCGGCGGATCATGATATCGTCGCTCGCGAATGGGCCACTGACTACAAACGATCATTCCAGCTCGCTGGAAGGCTGCAGGAGCTGGTATCATCATACGGCCTCAATGATGGCGTTGTCAGGGCCTTCCTTGAGGCACTGGCTCAGGTGCCTGACAGCCTCATCTCTGCCAAGTTCGGCCAGGAGAGGTCTTTGCAGGTCTCACAGCTCGCGGCTGAGGCATTGCTTGATCCCAGCCTGGATAAGGCCAGGCAGATGGACAGATATCTGCTGGAGGAGGACATGAATCCCGGCTCCACGGCAGATCTGATTGCGGCATCTTTATTTATCTCCCTTCTGAGGAGATTGCGGTTTTGA
- a CDS encoding methanogenesis marker 9 domain-containing protein: MVEIGYLHIDNPIAVVSPQSRPETDSSAGLILLDGFDLDLVSLSQIKSRLNDVKQKLLVWREGRPSLPNIYDGQGAKEEGSGERELPRPASLGLCATCSEDGPLLEAARIAAQNLCLLELKMSSIRDPIRLLELIPLLKRSGVTLSLRIRPEDLSNTLLQKLNESDLDMIHLDLRGLDGVSPKLVKKAADARGPAIMALADVGDFEDARTLLAMGADVVSLRGADLDFVQWLAGAMTEYDSLSGWCNAPKHICAGGDLRGLAFCCPPVKSCAVFGALKRAGLTPEEYVNRKIAAARGTPLEKGEGTCFGSLVWCCKIGKPCYLRDEALARADLSEREYMELKKKLAEKILPKIH, translated from the coding sequence ATGGTTGAAATTGGATATCTACATATTGATAATCCCATTGCCGTTGTATCTCCCCAAAGCCGTCCGGAGACCGACAGCTCAGCCGGTTTGATATTGCTGGACGGCTTTGACCTCGATCTCGTCTCCCTTTCACAGATCAAGTCCCGCCTGAATGATGTGAAGCAGAAGCTTCTGGTGTGGAGGGAGGGAAGGCCGAGCCTCCCGAATATATATGATGGGCAAGGGGCTAAAGAAGAAGGGTCCGGGGAAAGGGAGCTGCCCCGTCCTGCCTCCCTCGGCCTCTGTGCGACCTGCTCAGAGGACGGCCCCCTCCTGGAGGCAGCGAGAATCGCTGCTCAGAATCTCTGTCTGCTTGAGCTGAAGATGTCAAGCATTCGCGACCCCATCAGGCTGCTGGAGCTGATACCTCTCCTGAAGCGCTCCGGAGTCACACTCTCCCTCAGGATCAGGCCTGAGGATCTATCCAATACATTGCTGCAGAAGCTCAATGAGAGCGATCTGGACATGATCCACCTCGACCTGCGAGGCCTGGATGGGGTCAGCCCCAAGCTGGTCAAGAAGGCAGCGGATGCTCGCGGTCCGGCCATAATGGCCCTGGCGGATGTGGGAGATTTTGAGGATGCCAGAACCCTTCTGGCCATGGGAGCAGATGTGGTATCCCTTAGAGGTGCGGATCTCGATTTTGTCCAGTGGCTCGCGGGGGCGATGACAGAATATGATTCCCTGAGCGGCTGGTGCAATGCTCCCAAGCACATCTGTGCCGGCGGAGACCTGCGCGGCCTGGCCTTCTGCTGTCCCCCGGTGAAGAGCTGTGCCGTCTTCGGGGCCCTGAAGAGAGCAGGCCTAACTCCAGAGGAGTATGTTAATCGGAAGATCGCTGCTGCCAGGGGCACTCCCCTGGAGAAGGGAGAAGGCACCTGCTTTGGCAGCCTTGTCTGGTGCTGCAAGATCGGCAAGCCCTGCTACCTGCGAGATGAGGCATTGGCCAGGGCGGATCTCTCTGAAAGGGAGTACATGGAACTGAAAAAGAAGCTGGCAGAGAAGATCCTGCCCAAGATCCACTGA
- a CDS encoding small multi-drug export protein, with the protein MVFIVPSWLTILMAAALPVSEVRGAIPLAIGYYGYSWDQAFIISVLGNLLPVVPLLLFLGPVSDYLSRYSLGDKFFTWLFARTRSRYIQKHESFGLIALTLFVAVPFPLTGAWTGCAIAFLLGFRFLPALGAVATGVLIAAGIVTATVMGVKILIF; encoded by the coding sequence GTGGTTTTTATAGTCCCCTCATGGCTGACCATTCTCATGGCGGCTGCTCTTCCCGTCTCTGAGGTCCGGGGGGCCATACCTTTGGCCATAGGATATTATGGATATTCATGGGATCAGGCCTTTATCATATCAGTCCTGGGAAATCTCCTGCCTGTGGTTCCTCTGCTCTTATTCCTGGGTCCGGTCTCCGATTACCTTAGCCGTTATTCCCTGGGTGATAAATTCTTCACCTGGCTGTTTGCCCGCACCCGCAGCAGGTACATCCAGAAGCATGAGAGCTTCGGATTGATCGCACTGACATTATTCGTGGCCGTGCCCTTTCCATTGACCGGGGCCTGGACCGGCTGTGCCATAGCCTTTCTCCTTGGTTTCAGGTTCCTGCCGGCTTTGGGCGCTGTAGCGACAGGAGTCTTGATCGCGGCAGGCATTGTGACCGCCACAGTGATGGGCGTAAAAATCCTGATTTTTTGA